The Candidatus Scalindua japonica genome includes the window ATGACATTGTTAAAAGACATGGAGGCTCCTTGACGGTAAAAAGTGAGAAGGAGGAGCTCACCGTATTTCAGATTACCATTCCAATAGATACAGCTTGAATGTCAGGGTGTATCAGGGAGAAAATAGCATATGGACAAACAAATTAGAATATTAGTGGTAGATGATGAGCCGAGGATATGTCACCTGGTTGAAGAGTTACTCAAGCTGGAAGGATATCAGATTGATGTAAGTTTTTCAGGAACTGATGCTCTGGAGAAGATAAAAGAAAACGATTATCAAATGTTGATAACCGATCTGAAAATGCCAGGTATAGACGGTCTGGGGTTAATACAAAAGGCCAAAGAACATAATCCGGAAATCAGGGCCATAATGGTTACCGGTTTTACAACTGTTGACACTGCTGTCCAATCGTTGAGGCATGGAGTAGATGACTACATAACAAAACCATTTAATATTACTGAGTTGAAAGAGACGGTTAAACAAGTCTTGCATGTTCATCAGGTAGCACATGAGAATATGCTGCTTTTAAAAGATTTAGAGAAGACAAGTACTGACTTAAAAAGTCATAAGCAAAAGCTATCCGATAAAGTTTATAATACAAGCGAACAATTCGAAGCAATTAATAAAAAACTTGTACAAAGAGTTAATGAACTGGACACGATAAATGAGATTAGTAAAGTGATAACATCTGTTCTCGATATGGATGAACTATTAAATTTATGTTTGAATGAAATCAACGGCAAATTAAAAGTAAAGCATAGTTCGATTATGTTAGTTGATGAGGAAAGGGGTGAGTTGGTAGTAAGGGCTAGTCAAGGCTACAGGAGAATGCAGGTTTTAGGTAAAATACAAAAGATGGATGAGGGCGTAGCTGGGCGTGTTGTACAGGAGAAGAAACCAATCCTGGTTAAAGATATCCAAAATGATAACAGGTTCAATAGATACGAAAGGCTGGACTACAATACTAAATCATTTGTTTCGGCTCCTCTTTTTCTGGGGCAGAAAGTTCTCGGGGTAATAAATATTATAGACAAGATATCAGGTGAAAACTTCTGCGAGACAGATGTTAATTTGCTTAGTACCATTGCTGGTCAAGTAAGTGTAGCCGTAGAAAATTCAAGGCTTTATAAGGCTCTTGAAGAAAATTGTTTCAATATGGTCAAGTTTCTGGCTGATAGCCTTGAGGCAAAAGACCGTTATTTATGCGGTCATTCTCAAAGGGTCTCGGATTATTCATCTTCTATTGCAAGTGTTATGGGGGTTTCCGCTAAGGAAAAAAACACATTGTTACATGCTTCATTGTTACATGACATTGGTAAAATAGGTATTTCAGAATTAATATTCAACAAGCCTGATAAATTAAATGACGTTGAATACGATACAATAAAGTCTCATCCTTCCAGAGGTGAAAAAATAATAAAACCACTAAGTTTTCTTGGAGAGTCAATACGCCATATAAGAGGCCATCATGAAAGTTTTGATGGTAGTGGCTACCCGGACAGGTTAGGTGGTGAAGATTTGCCTCTGTTGACTAAAATTATGACGGTGGCCGACTCTTTTGATGCAATGACATCAGAAAGGACTTATCGGCAGCCATGGAACACAAATAAGGCAATGTTAGAGCTCAAAAGAATGTCAGGAAAGCAATTCGACCCGAATGTAGTAGATGCTTTTGCTTCCAGTGAAATAATTAAAATGAAATCAGAACTGGAAAATTTGGCTGATTGCTAACATATGAATGCACCAGTAATACAGAAAAAACTATCAGTGTATATTCTGTAATTTTCGTGCATAGAAAAAAATAAGAAAACAAACCTCATGTACCCGTGCAGATTGTACTGGAGAATATGTGCTTTCTGCAGGTTCTCAGGATTTTAAATAAAATCAGTTCTCTATCTCTTAATTAAAATTAGCCGTGTCTGAAGAAATATATATTGTAGTGTTAATGGGTGGTATATCTCCGGAAAGGGAGATATCGTTACAGTCAGGTAAAGCGGTTGCTAATGCCCTGTCTAAGGATAATAACAACAACGTTATCAAGATAATTGTTAATGATGATATGGTGAATGAACTTGATAATTATAAAATTGATGTGGCTTTTATTGCGCTTCATGGATATTTCGGAGAAGATGGCGGTATTCAGGGAATTCTGGAATCCAAGGGTATACCGTATACCGGTTCCGGGGTTTTCGCAAGCAGACTTGCAATGAACAAATCAGAGTCTAAAAATGTTTTCAGAAGAAACAATATCCCCACTCCCGAGTATTTTAACGCCTCTATGGTACAAAGCATGTCGGTAATTACCGATAGTGTTAAAAAACTGAAATTGCCCGTGATAACCAAACCGGTAAGTAATGGCTCCAGTATCGGGATATCTATAATTAAAGAATATGCCGGAATAAAAGACGCAATCAAACATACGGGTAGTTATAGTAAAGAAATCCTTGTTGAAGAGTGTATCGAGGGTAGAGAATTGGCTGTTAGTGTTCTGGGTGATAAAGCCCTCCCCGTGATAGAAATAAAAACTGCAACCGGGGTTTATGACTATGATGCAAAGTACAAGAGTGATAACACGCAGTACATAATTCTTGAACCTGGTGATAAAACATCAGAATGTACGCTGTCCCACGCTATTTATGACAGAGTACAGGATCTGGCAGTTCGAGCACACAAACACCTTGGTTGCCGCACATTTTCCAGGGCAGATATGATATTAGATAAAAATGGCAATATATACGTTCTTGAAGTAAATACGATTCCCGGGTTTACTGAAAGAAGCTTGTTGCCAAAAGCAGCAGCAGCGGCAAATATCAGTTTTGCTGAACTATGCAACTCTATTGTTAATGCGGATTGTAAGTATGAACGGTCTGTTCAGGCATGTATTCATGACAACAACGTAGTTAACGCTAAAATATAGAACCGGGTACATGTGTTTTTCGCTTGTAGTGAATGTTATTAGGAATATACAGGCAGCTTTTAATGTAATAACAGTAAAATGAAAAAAATATTCAAGTCCCAATACGATAAAGTAATAGATAAGATCAGGGCAAATATTGTAATGGTAAAACCACGTTTTGAAAGAATACGTAAGGTATTCATATCACTTTCACTTAAATCTGTTCTGGCTATTATCGTGGTTCTTTCAGTTATATGGTTAGGTAAATTTGTATGGAAGCGTATGACATATCAAGATATTTTCTTAGTAAGTCCATCAACATTTTCATTTGAAACTCCTGATTGGGTGACAGAAGAATTTGTTTATGAGATAAGCCATGTCAGAGGATTGAAAAGTAAATATAACATCTTTAAAAAAGGTTTGACAAAAGAAATTGCGAAGGTGTATGAAAGTAGCCCGCTTATTTCCAGGGTTAACTATGTGGAAAGAGAACTGCCTGACAGGCTTAACGTGAAATTCGAACTGCGTAGACCCGTAGCAATTGTTAAAAGGAAACGAAAAAAATATCTGTTAGATAAAGATTGTGTCAGGCTACCGGAAAAGTATTACAAATATCCTGAAGATGGTAATGATCCAGTTTATATAATATGTAGAAAATCTGTAAAGGTACCTGATTATGGTGAAAAATGGAAAGATAGATCAATTGAGGATGGTATAGACCTTTTGAACTATCTGAAACAGAACAAAATAGACAAACTTTTAAAGATTGCGGCTATAGATGTTTCAAAGGTAGGGGGTAGACGTAAAGATGGTAAAATTAGCGTAGAGTTGTGGACAAAAGACGGGGCCAAAATAAAATGGGGTTTTTCGGCATCAAGTGGGCAGGTTAACGAACTCTCAAATTATGAAAAACTCCAGAATCTATTGAGTGTTGCAATGGAAGAAGGAGCAGGTCTTGAAAATATGGAATATGTTGACGTAAGATGGAAAACACCTCTGGCTAAACGTTTAAGTGTTCGTTAGCGGCACTCTTTTTTTATAGTTAGATCCAGAAGAGTCCGGTTAGATTTTTTCATATTACAAAATAATGCTCCAAAACTGGCATTCCCACATTCTCCCCGGTTAAAGTATGCCAGGACAAGCTTAAGTGGGAATCCAGTATGGGGTACAAGATTAAGAATTCTGGTATAACAAAAGCGGTATCTGCAAAAACCTAACCGGACTTTTCTGTGTCAGGTCAACATTTCACTCATTTATTTTAATCATATGTATTAATCATAAATCATTCACATTATTAATCCCTGGGTCATAATTGGGGATTATCACCTATAGCAGATCATATTTCATCCAGTTATATTTTTTTCAAAAAATAAATTAAATCTATAACATGTTTTAAATTAAATACTTAAAAACTATTCAATAAGATACTGTTTGCGGCAGATGTTTTTGGCATGCTTTGTGCGAGCTTAATAGTTAGTATTAGAAGGTTAATTTAAATTGATGGAGAGTGAGTGTGTTTAGTAAAAATACAGGTTGTATAAGCAGCAAGCAGGGGAAAAGTTATGTAATGGTGCAGAGATATGGCATCCAGGTGTTTAAAACAATGGATGCAATAGAAAGGCGTCCGGAGAGAGGGGGCTGCAGATGATTAAGGAACAAGATATTCTCAAACTTTTTATTGAATTTATTGAACAACAAATAGAGACCTTAGAGGATACAGAGCATGATAAGGATGTTCTTGACGGCCTTAAACTGCTTCTATCAGATAATGTGACAGAGAACGGTGAGATTAATGTCAGGTCTTCTTTGATGAATAAACACTTTCATGTCTCATTTACAAGCTACAAAGATCATATGCGAAGGTTTGTAAAAGAGCATTTAAATAATTAGAACATCTTCCCGACTTTCTCAATTCGAGGTGTTTTGGCGAGTTAAGTCCTTATTAATCAACAAAGATACCCTGAAAGTCCATACTACCACTACAAATTGTAATCTCTTTACGTTGTGATATCCTCTAAAATAAGAGGTATACCGGTTTTCTCAAAATCACTGGTGAAATGCAAAAGTCTGGTTAATTTGGGTTACGATAACTCTTCTGTAATGCCAGGCATTGTTAGTGGGTAATTCCGGACTGAATGTTTATATAATATCAAATAATTAAAGTTATGTTTAAAATATGCGATAAATAATAAAGTGTGATATATATGTGTTATTTTTGAATATAAACTCTGTAATAATTGATAATTGGGAAGGTGGAGCTGTGAAAAGACATTTAACAATATTGTGTATAACATTGATTAGTCTACTCAATTTTATTATTGTTTCATCGATATATGCTTTGCCGATAATTGATGGTAAGTTTGATACATCAGAAGGCTATACTACCGGTTACACGCTTAAGTTGAATGTTGAAAGTGGGAAAGGAAAAAAAAGAGGAAAAGGAAAAAGTAAAACTACTGTTAGCGGAGGAGAGGGAGATTTGTGGATAAATCAAGATACCACATCCGGTGATATATCTCTCGCTTTCATTCAACCACTTTCTCTTGTAGATAACAGCTACGGTGATAATTCGATAGGTTGGGGGTCAGATGCTCCGAGTGGTAAAAATCACAATTACGAAGATCTGACAGAGAGTGACAAAGCACAGTTTGTTTTTACTGATGGGAATGACAATACGGTCCTTGATATCGTTTTGGATTATGCGCATGAATTTAGTGGCGGTGCAGTTGCGTCTAGTGTTACAGAGGGTGATGGTAAAGTTAATACGGGTTTGTCATCCGATGTTATGGCGACTGCTTCATCACTGGAGTATAATTATAATATTTATGGCTCTTCAAATACTGAACTCTTTGGTGACGGTTCGTCATCTCCGTTAACTGGCAGCGACACTACTTATGATGTTGAAGACGCTGATTTGGCAGATTGGGTGTTTGCATCAGTATATGAGCTCCGGGTAGATGGTAGAGTGTTCAGCGAAAACGGTTTCGGAGATGTGGAAATTGCGGTAGTGCATAATTCACCAAACAAGATAGCAAAAAACAAGGTGTATACGCAAATCAGTGGAGAAATTGAAGTATATGTGGATATGAATGAAGAAAGCGACGCTTCTAGCCCTGTGCCCGAGCCAACAACCATAGCGCTTCTGGGAATCGGCTTTGCCTGGGCGGTAGTAAGGCGAAGACAAAAGCAAAAAAAGATGAACTGACAATCAAGCCTGCCTATCGTTTCATCTTACTTAGTTTAATTCCAGGACGCATTTCACCTGCCGATCTGTTCATACCGAACTAACTTCACCGTCCAAATGATGATAATCGCAGGAAAGATGATCAGATAAATGAATATTGCGTATCTGTGTCGTTACTTTGTTTAACAAAGTAAATATACCCCCAAGGGGATTTGAACCCCTGTCTCATGGCTGAGAACCATGTATCCTGGGCCAGGCTAGACGATGGGGGCGTAAATTACTTTAGTTTTATTAAAAGAATATAGAATAGAAATTTAACAGAATTAAATTATAATTTCAATCTAAATTTATCCTTCAGACATAAATGGATATCTGTAGTCTGTTGTGGGTAAGAATGTCTCTTTAATGGTTCGTGGGGATATCCAGCGAAGCAGATTAAGATAACTTCCGGCTTTATCGTTTGTACCACTTGCTCGGCTACCTCCAAAAGGCTGCTGACCGACGGCTGCACCTGTCGGTTTGTCGTTAATATAGAAATTACCTGCCGCATTTACAAGAATTTTTTCTGCCATTATGATAGCGTTCCTGTCTCGTGAGAAAACTGCTCCTGTCAAGCCGTAAGGGGAAGTCTCATCACACAAGTGAAGAGTTTCCTGATATTTATCGTCTTCATATACATATAGTGTTATAACAGGCCCAAAAATTTCCTCTTCCATTGTACGAAAGTGAGGGTTTGTGGTGACGGCAATCGTTGGCTCGATAAAGTAGCCTTTGCTTTTGTAACAATTTCCTCCACATATGATATCTGCCTCAGTGCTGTCCTTAATGAATTCAATATATCTGGAGATTTTGGTAAATGCGGGCTCATCAATCACCGCATTAATAAAATTACTGAAGTTCTCTACATCTCCCATATTCACCGTTTTCATCTCTTCAAGTATGTATTCCTTTAAATCTCTCCAAAGGCTGCGGGGAATATAAGCACGGGATGCCGCAGAACATTTCTGTCCCTGGTATTCAAATGCACCACGTATCAGGGCGGTACCCACTTCCTCAATTCCGGTGTCCTTGTGAACAAAAACAAAATCCTTACCTCCTGTCTCGCCTACAATGCGTGGATAGTTTTTGTAATTCTTGATATTGTTGCCTATCGTCTGCCACATATTCCTGAATGTAGCGGAGCTTCCTGTAAAGTGAATTCCGGTAAGCTCCGGAGAGTTCATAATGACCGGGCCAATCTCGCTGCCGGTTCCCGGGATAAAATTGATTACTCCATCCGGGACACCCGCTTCCTGGAAAAGCTTCATTACGAAATAAGATGAATATATTGAGTTTGATGATGGTTTCCACAACGCTACATTTCCCATTATTGCCGGTGCAGATGCGAGGTTTGCGGCAATTGATGTAAAATTAAATGGAGTTACGGCAAAAACAAAACCTTCAAGTGGACGGTATTCCAGTCTGTTCCAGGAACCAATGGGTGAGATCGGTGGTTGTTTTTCATAGATACTCTTCGCGTAGAAAGCATTAAAACGAAGAAAATCAATAAGTTCACAAGCGGCATCTCCTTCTGCCTGGAGGACGTTTTTGCTCTGGCATAACATCGTGGAAGCGTTTAACAATGAACGCCATGGTCCGGCAAGGATATTCGCCGCTTTGAGAAAGATCGATGCGCGCTCCTGCCAATCCATTTCCACCCATTGTCTACGCGCTTTAAGGGCAGCTTCAATGGCCATTTGAACTTCATTCTCGCCAGCTTTGTGGTATGTGCCTACAACAACGCTGTGGTCATGAGGAAGCACACATTTTCCCAGATTTCCTGTATTTACCTCCTTGCCACCAATAATAAGAGGTATTTCCACATGCCGATTTTTTAGTTCCTGCAGTTTAGCCTTAATGTCATTACGTTCCTGTGTTCCGGCGGCATAACTATTAATTGGTTCATTAGAGGGTAAGTTCAGGTCGAATTTTGCATTTGTCATATCAACCTCCTTAAGATAAGTTAATTTTACTATATTGACAGGGCCTGATAAGAACTTAAATTTGACAGTTTAACAAAAATAAATATTATAGTATATTGTAACAAAACTGTTAGATAGATTAAGTATAATTTTAGAAATGATGCAGAAGGAAGAACCATACACAATAGCGCTTATACAGATGTTATGTTGCGGATCAAGAGAAGAAAATATGCAGCGTGCCAGGCAGCGAGTCGTTGAGGCGGCGGAGCAGGGAGCGCGTTTGATTTGCCTCCCGGAACTCTTTTGTTCAATCTATTTTTGCCAGCAGGAGGATACCCGTTATTTCGAGTTGGCTGAACCGATTCCAGGCTATACTACAGATTTTTTTTCACGGTTGGCAAAAACTGCTAATAGTGTACTGGTGGTTCCGGTCTTTGAGAGAAGCGAGACGGGTATATATTACAACAGCCTGGTTGTGATTAACCGGGATGGGGCTATAGCAGGGATGTACAGAAAAATGCATATTCCGAATGATCCACAATTCCAGGAAAAATATTATTTTACTCCCGGAGATCTTGGTTTTCAGGCTATTCAAACTCCTTTTGGAAAAATCGGTCCTATGATCTGCTGGGACCAATGGTTTCCGGAAGCGGCCCGCTTGTGCGCACTGGACGGAGCAAATGTATTGATATATCCAACTGCAATCGGCTGGCTTCCGGGAGAAAAGGAGGGGGAAAGCAAGGTATATCTGGATTCGTGGAAGACGGTTCAGCGAGGTCATGCGATTGCCAATGGAGTATATACGGCTACGGTAAATCGAGTTGGTGTAGAGCCTGACCAGTCCGGGAATTCCGAGATTGAGTTCTGGGGACACTCATTTATAGCTGATCCCAGAGGACGCATCATCTCCGAAGCATCAGGAGAAGAGGAGGAAATTATTTACGGAAGGATAGAACCTGAGCTTATTTTTGCAACACGCCAGACGTGGCCTTTCTTCAGGGATCGGCGCGTTGACGCATATCATAAAATTGTTGAGTGATAACCTGATTATAAAGGAGTAAATAAAGATGCAGGATATAAAAAAAAGAAAAGATATTACGAGAGAATTGATAGGTTTTATTCAGGATTCCAACGTAATAAATCAATTTAATATCAGACCATATAAAATCAGTATCGGCGTATTTTATACAGGCGTTGTTTTAAGCAGTGGTCACGCCGGAATGTCGTACACGCCGGTTCAGGAAATACCGGAGGCCGTATGTTGTCCGCGATCACACGCAAAGATGCCGGCGGCAGGGGAACTGCTTAACAAGGAAATAAGTGAGCTCATGGATTATGCGCTCGATGACAATGCCCTTAAAGCAGCCGTTGGTATGGCAACTTTAAACGCACTCTCCGCAGTCCTGCTTGCAGATGATGATTGCAGGTATAAGACTTCCTCTTTTGGTAATGCTCTGGATCTCATTGAGATTACCAGTGAAGATACCGTTGCCATGGTGGGGGCTTTTCCTCCATTTATTAAAAGAATACAGGAGATTACAAATAACCTTTATGTCATTGATAAAAATCCGAAGGTTGCCGTTAAGGGTGATACGGTTAAGATTGAATCGGCAGACCGACTGGAAGAGATAATACCTCAGGCAGATATTTTAGTTATTACGGGCGTCACGCTTGTAAATCACACCCTCGGCCCTATTCTGGACCTGGCTGAAAAAGCGAGTGAAATTGTTGTAGTAGGTCCCACCGCCAGCATTTACCCTGAACCTCTCTTTAAAAGAGGTGTGACAGTTATGGGTGGTGTAAGAATTACTGATGGAGCCAGGATGATACACCTCATCGGAGAGGCCGGTTCCGGATATGACTTTTTTTCAAATTGTGCTGATAAGATAATATTACGTAACGAAGCAGTTTCTGTAAGATAGTGCGTCAATATTTACATGAAGAAATAAGATTTGACAGGAATAACATGATAATCAGATATTTACATACAGGTTGGGGGCCTTTCAAGTAGCCCGTATTTATCTTGAAAATCGGCAGGTTTTTAGAGTTTACGGTGTAGGAGAAATTACTCATGGCTTTAATCTGTTTTCACGACGGTTCAATATTAATTGTGGAGAACTGGGAGAACTCTGTTATTCCGGGAATGGAATGCTACAATACATCGCTAATGAAGGTGATTTGCCCGGACTTCATGCTCTTGGATTCGGAAAATAATAAGAAAAACACTTTCTTCCACCTATTGTAAAAAAGGTGGCATGGACAACATTGCTTATCCGTGTTCTTTACCTGCTCTCTTAAACAAAAGCACTAAAATCACAAATGTTATGGTATGTACCCCCTCCTAACAAACGAGGGGCAAGGGGTGGTGGTTCTAAATTGATAAATTTTTCTAAACTAATTGGTCAATTACCTTCAGTCCAGTAGATCAAGTGCTTCTAACGGTCTATTAAGTAACACCTTTGCTCCATTCTCTCGTAACTCTTTAGCTGATCGAAAACCCCAAAGTACTCCTACAGGAAACATCCCTGCTGATATAGACGTCTTCATGTCAACTTCCGTATCACCAAGATAGAGAAAGTCTGAGGGGGGAATACCCAGTTTTTCTGCTATTTCCATGGCGCCTTTCGGATCAGGCTTTCTGGGTACGTCATCACGCTGACCAAATACAACATCAAAGTTCCAATCAGGCAGGAAACCATCCATGCACTGTTTTGTATGTCTATGCGGTTTATTAGAAAGCACGGTAATCTTTATTCCGCGGGTAGTAAGTGAATCCAAAAGCTCCGGTACTCCGTCATAGGCCCTGGTCTTCACATTCCAGTTCTGGCTATAGTCCTCCTGAAATGCTTTCAGGCACGGGTTGATAATCGTATCTATTCGTTTATCTTCAGGCAGTGCACCGATAATAGTGTTAATGGCCCCATTGCCCACAAGCTGGCGGTATATATCCATGTTGTGTATGGGAAACCCGTTTAGCTCTAATACACGGTTTATGGAATCGCCTATATCATCTATTGTATTAAGTAAAGTTCCATCAAGGTCAAAGAGTACTGCTTTATATGCCATTGCCAATCCTTCAATAAATCACAAATTTACTTTTGTTATGATGTTAGATTGTAATATATTTTTTGTGAGTTGTAAATTCTTTCAACTTATTTTATGTCAGATTAATATATTATTGTGTATCTTTTTAGATAAGCGTTTAAAAATATGTGAGGGAGTTATAGTAATTTGACTGTTTTTGATGCTCACGCTACAATTTATAGGTCAGCGAGCTGAAATCTATAAACTTAACTCTGTACTAATCAAAAGTTTTTTATTACTATGCAAAATAATCAGTTTTGCATAGAATAATTTTGATTAAAGATGTCTGTTGTGTTACAAAAAAATTATTATGAATGCTTTAATTTATTAATAGAGGAGCAGGGACAAAATGGAAATATTCAATTCAATTGGGCTCTTGTTAGGAGGGTCGTGGGCTTCCGGGGTTAACCTGTATATGAGTATGGCCGGCTTAGGGATTGCCGGCAGGATGGAGTGGATTAAACTTCCGGACAACCTGGATATTTTATCTAATCCAGCAGTTATTATTGTGTCCTTAACTCTTTTCGGAATTGAATTTATCGCGGACAAGGTCCCGTATATTGATTCGTTATGGGACTCCGTTCATACTTTTATTCGTCCTCTTGCAACATCCGCATTAGGATATACAGCCATGGCAGACTCTGGAATGATAATGCAGCTCCTCATTGCTTTCCTGACGGGTACCATCTCTCTGGAATCTCACCTGACAAAAGCCACAACCCGGGCGGTAATAAACGCATCTCCGGAACCCATTACCAATTCAGTTGCAAGTGTTACTGAGGACTTAACTGTAGCAGGGACATTATATCTAATTATATGCCATCCTGTAGTAGCTACAGTTTTAGTAACCATTTTCATCATAGTTGCCTTCTGGTTTTTAAAGAAAATGATAAAATATCTCAGAAAAGTTTTCAATTTTTCCGGCAGAAAGAAATTTCACGAAACAGAACTTGAAACAGGAAATATGTTGTCTGGCAAATAGCCTTAAGGTCTGGCATCTATTGATCATAGATTTCCATGGTAAAAAACTAACCCTAAATTCAAGTAATAGCCGAACCAGTAATAATTAGCTTTTTATTATCCATGCAGGGTATGACAATATTTTCAAATTTTACCATTTCATTCAATAGTGTCGGCAAATTCCCTTTCTTTTTCATTCGAACAATTATTTTTCCAGATGAATAAATCACTGAACATATTGACACTGGAACCCTATTATGGTGGCAGCCACAAGGCGTTCCTGGATGGTTGGGGTCAATACAGCCGTCACGAATGGACAATACTAAGTCTGCCTCCCTGGAAATGGAAATGGCGTATGCGTCATTCAGCCATAACCCTGGCCAGCGAAACAGAGGAGCAAATACGAGGAGGAGGAGAATGGGACATCATATTCTGCTCAGATATGCTTAATCTTGCAGAGTATTTAGGCCTGATACCACAGGCTATACAAAAACTTCCATCCGTTGTCTATTTTCATGAGAATCAACTGACATATCCGGTTGCACATCCACAGGAATTTGATTTTCATTATGTGCTGACGAATCTAATAACGGCCCTGGCTGCCACAGAGGTGTGGTTCAATTCCCTATATCATCAGAATATTTTCCTGGAAGAACTCAAAGACTTCCTTAAGCGTATGCCCGATTTTCAACCAATCGAAAGCGTTGAGGATATTCGAAACAAATCTCTTGTCTGCCATCCGGGAATCCATCAGCTTCCAAAGAGAGGGAAAAGAGCACCTGGCCCTATGCGCATTGTGTGGGCGGCAAGGTGGGAACACGACAAAAATCCAGAACTCTTTTTTGATGCACTTCGGATTCTGAAAACGAAGAAAATTGAATTCAGGATCAGCGTTATGGGAGAACAGTTCAGGCAGTTTCCCGATGTCTTTACCACTGCCAGGCAGGAGTTTTCTGACCATATTGATCGTTGGGGATATCAGAAGGCGCGACAGGACTATGATGATGCACTTTTAGAGGCAGACGTTTTCGTGTCTACCGCAGATCACGAATTCTTTGGATTCAGTGTGCTTGAGGGAGCAGCGGCAGGGGCATTCCCCCTGGTTCCTGAAAAGCTTTCATATCCCGAAACACTTGAACGTGATGCAGGTAATGAAGACTTCTACTTTAAAGGTGACGCAGATCAATTGGCTAAACGATTGGTATACTTGTCAGAGAAAATTGGAAATAATAACCTGTGGGATGGCGAACCTGACCGTGCAGTTCGAATTGTAGAAAAATTATTCTGGAAGACAAAAACTAACTTGATGGACAATGAATTGGTTAGAATAATAAAGGAAAAAGAGAAAGGTTAATCACCAGAATACTCAAAGGAACACAAACAGGTAAGCAAAAGCAGTTAAAGGTTTGACAGGCTCTATTCTTTTACTCCAATATTCAACTTTTGTCTGTTACACGATAACAAATAACGGCTGCTGCTTGTCTGGATGAATCTGTTT containing:
- a CDS encoding HD domain-containing phosphohydrolase; the protein is MDKQIRILVVDDEPRICHLVEELLKLEGYQIDVSFSGTDALEKIKENDYQMLITDLKMPGIDGLGLIQKAKEHNPEIRAIMVTGFTTVDTAVQSLRHGVDDYITKPFNITELKETVKQVLHVHQVAHENMLLLKDLEKTSTDLKSHKQKLSDKVYNTSEQFEAINKKLVQRVNELDTINEISKVITSVLDMDELLNLCLNEINGKLKVKHSSIMLVDEERGELVVRASQGYRRMQVLGKIQKMDEGVAGRVVQEKKPILVKDIQNDNRFNRYERLDYNTKSFVSAPLFLGQKVLGVINIIDKISGENFCETDVNLLSTIAGQVSVAVENSRLYKALEENCFNMVKFLADSLEAKDRYLCGHSQRVSDYSSSIASVMGVSAKEKNTLLHASLLHDIGKIGISELIFNKPDKLNDVEYDTIKSHPSRGEKIIKPLSFLGESIRHIRGHHESFDGSGYPDRLGGEDLPLLTKIMTVADSFDAMTSERTYRQPWNTNKAMLELKRMSGKQFDPNVVDAFASSEIIKMKSELENLADC
- a CDS encoding D-alanine--D-alanine ligase, with product MSEEIYIVVLMGGISPEREISLQSGKAVANALSKDNNNNVIKIIVNDDMVNELDNYKIDVAFIALHGYFGEDGGIQGILESKGIPYTGSGVFASRLAMNKSESKNVFRRNNIPTPEYFNASMVQSMSVITDSVKKLKLPVITKPVSNGSSIGISIIKEYAGIKDAIKHTGSYSKEILVEECIEGRELAVSVLGDKALPVIEIKTATGVYDYDAKYKSDNTQYIILEPGDKTSECTLSHAIYDRVQDLAVRAHKHLGCRTFSRADMILDKNGNIYVLEVNTIPGFTERSLLPKAAAAANISFAELCNSIVNADCKYERSVQACIHDNNVVNAKI
- a CDS encoding cell division protein FtsQ/DivIB, whose product is MKKIFKSQYDKVIDKIRANIVMVKPRFERIRKVFISLSLKSVLAIIVVLSVIWLGKFVWKRMTYQDIFLVSPSTFSFETPDWVTEEFVYEISHVRGLKSKYNIFKKGLTKEIAKVYESSPLISRVNYVERELPDRLNVKFELRRPVAIVKRKRKKYLLDKDCVRLPEKYYKYPEDGNDPVYIICRKSVKVPDYGEKWKDRSIEDGIDLLNYLKQNKIDKLLKIAAIDVSKVGGRRKDGKISVELWTKDGAKIKWGFSASSGQVNELSNYEKLQNLLSVAMEEGAGLENMEYVDVRWKTPLAKRLSVR
- a CDS encoding PEP-CTERM sorting domain-containing protein, with the protein product MKRHLTILCITLISLLNFIIVSSIYALPIIDGKFDTSEGYTTGYTLKLNVESGKGKKRGKGKSKTTVSGGEGDLWINQDTTSGDISLAFIQPLSLVDNSYGDNSIGWGSDAPSGKNHNYEDLTESDKAQFVFTDGNDNTVLDIVLDYAHEFSGGAVASSVTEGDGKVNTGLSSDVMATASSLEYNYNIYGSSNTELFGDGSSSPLTGSDTTYDVEDADLADWVFASVYELRVDGRVFSENGFGDVEIAVVHNSPNKIAKNKVYTQISGEIEVYVDMNEESDASSPVPEPTTIALLGIGFAWAVVRRRQKQKKMN
- the pruA gene encoding L-glutamate gamma-semialdehyde dehydrogenase, producing MTNAKFDLNLPSNEPINSYAAGTQERNDIKAKLQELKNRHVEIPLIIGGKEVNTGNLGKCVLPHDHSVVVGTYHKAGENEVQMAIEAALKARRQWVEMDWQERASIFLKAANILAGPWRSLLNASTMLCQSKNVLQAEGDAACELIDFLRFNAFYAKSIYEKQPPISPIGSWNRLEYRPLEGFVFAVTPFNFTSIAANLASAPAIMGNVALWKPSSNSIYSSYFVMKLFQEAGVPDGVINFIPGTGSEIGPVIMNSPELTGIHFTGSSATFRNMWQTIGNNIKNYKNYPRIVGETGGKDFVFVHKDTGIEEVGTALIRGAFEYQGQKCSAASRAYIPRSLWRDLKEYILEEMKTVNMGDVENFSNFINAVIDEPAFTKISRYIEFIKDSTEADIICGGNCYKSKGYFIEPTIAVTTNPHFRTMEEEIFGPVITLYVYEDDKYQETLHLCDETSPYGLTGAVFSRDRNAIIMAEKILVNAAGNFYINDKPTGAAVGQQPFGGSRASGTNDKAGSYLNLLRWISPRTIKETFLPTTDYRYPFMSEG